In a single window of the Mycobacterium bourgelatii genome:
- a CDS encoding TetR/AcrR family transcriptional regulator: MTRPQLGRPVGASGEETRMRIIFAAMKCVAEVGYARATIREIARTAKVTSASLYNYFPNKAELIKATIAARAEFAMPLLRKAAEGPGDIVGRIEAVLDECGRLVRRYPDLAAFEWAIRADQGMILDAPDTVGRLGPESGFTTFRQLIEGLVDDANRAGELGTGTDPQGVVEVIYALIFGLTELAATLPPEEYTAALDAAKVMVRGALFEAA; this comes from the coding sequence ATGACCCGTCCCCAGCTGGGCCGCCCGGTGGGCGCTAGCGGCGAGGAGACTCGCATGCGCATCATTTTCGCGGCCATGAAATGCGTGGCTGAGGTCGGCTACGCGCGGGCGACCATCCGGGAGATCGCGCGTACGGCGAAGGTGACCAGCGCGAGCCTCTACAACTACTTTCCGAACAAGGCGGAACTGATCAAGGCGACGATCGCGGCCCGGGCCGAATTCGCTATGCCCCTACTGCGGAAGGCCGCGGAAGGCCCTGGGGACATCGTCGGCCGGATCGAAGCGGTGCTCGACGAATGTGGCCGCCTGGTGCGCAGGTATCCCGACCTGGCCGCGTTCGAGTGGGCCATCCGGGCCGACCAGGGCATGATCCTGGATGCCCCGGACACGGTCGGGCGACTCGGGCCGGAGAGCGGATTCACGACGTTTCGCCAGCTCATCGAGGGGCTCGTCGATGACGCAAACCGGGCGGGCGAGTTGGGGACGGGAACGGACCCACAGGGTGTCGTCGAGGTGATCTATGCGCTCATCTTCGGCCTGACGGAACTGGCGGCGACATTGCCGCCGGAGGAATACACCGCCGCCCTCGATGCGGCGAAGGTCATGGTCAGGGGCGCGTTGTTCGAGGCGGCCTGA
- a CDS encoding polysaccharide deacetylase family protein, whose protein sequence is MNRRRFLGSLAASTVLAVGAARCIVDPQSRTFAQTPTPNPGESLFAGRSTGGLLPPPPPTSRIRLPGGGALSQLPGNGDLLALTVDDGVSSEVVGAYTQFAKDTGIRLTFFVNGVYDSWTENVAALRPLVESGQIQLGNHTWSHPDLTTLPKSEIAQQLKRNDDFLKKTYGSGAKPYWRPPYAKRNAEVDAVAAEFGYTVPVLWSGSLSDSTLITEEYIIEMADQFFTPQAIVIGHLNHKPVTHVYPQLVEIIRERNLRTVTLNDVFLKTP, encoded by the coding sequence CTGAACCGGCGCCGTTTCCTAGGGTCGCTCGCAGCCAGCACAGTGCTGGCGGTGGGAGCGGCCCGGTGCATCGTCGACCCACAATCCCGGACTTTCGCCCAGACGCCGACACCCAACCCCGGCGAATCGCTATTCGCGGGGCGGTCCACCGGGGGCTTGCTGCCACCGCCACCGCCGACCTCGCGCATCCGACTGCCCGGCGGTGGGGCACTGAGCCAGCTCCCCGGGAACGGCGACCTGCTCGCGCTGACCGTGGACGACGGCGTGAGCAGCGAAGTCGTCGGCGCCTACACCCAATTCGCCAAGGACACCGGCATCCGCCTGACCTTCTTCGTCAACGGGGTCTACGACTCCTGGACCGAAAACGTCGCGGCGCTACGTCCGCTGGTCGAGTCCGGCCAGATCCAGTTGGGCAACCACACCTGGTCCCACCCGGATCTGACGACGCTTCCGAAAAGTGAGATCGCCCAACAACTTAAGCGAAACGACGACTTCCTCAAGAAGACCTATGGCAGCGGCGCGAAACCCTATTGGCGACCCCCGTATGCGAAGCGCAATGCCGAGGTTGACGCTGTCGCGGCAGAATTCGGCTACACCGTCCCGGTGTTGTGGTCGGGATCGCTATCGGATTCGACGCTGATCACCGAGGAATACATCATCGAGATGGCCGACCAATTCTTCACCCCGCAGGCCATCGTGATCGGACACCTCAATCACAAGCCCGTCACCCATGTGTATCCGCAACTGGTCGAGATCATCCGCGAGCGGAACCTTCGCACCGTCACGCTCAACGACGTATTTCTCAAGACCCCTTAG
- a CDS encoding pyridoxamine 5'-phosphate oxidase family protein produces MLMPLAAEPYTAPTDRDMLPSERREFVRTHRTCVFGYRRRNDGPSMSVVYYIPTDDDELLVSTMAGRGKARVVRRDGKVSLCVLDERWPFTYLQVYADATIDTDRALAVDVMMAVAGRMSGQPLGAEARPSVEVMCERENRVVIRCRPYSTFATPPRHLHRNDEVRELSHWVSGVVAWDAPDPS; encoded by the coding sequence ATGCTGATGCCCCTGGCCGCCGAGCCGTATACCGCTCCCACCGACCGCGACATGCTCCCCTCCGAGCGTCGGGAATTCGTCCGCACCCACCGCACGTGCGTGTTCGGGTACCGCCGCCGCAACGACGGCCCGTCGATGTCCGTCGTCTACTACATCCCCACCGACGACGATGAGCTACTGGTGTCGACCATGGCCGGACGCGGCAAGGCCCGCGTAGTTCGGCGCGACGGGAAGGTCAGCCTGTGCGTTCTCGACGAGCGGTGGCCCTTCACCTACTTGCAGGTGTACGCCGATGCCACCATCGACACCGACCGCGCCCTCGCGGTCGACGTCATGATGGCGGTCGCGGGCCGGATGTCCGGGCAACCGCTCGGCGCCGAGGCCCGGCCCAGCGTCGAAGTGATGTGTGAACGCGAAAACCGCGTGGTGATCCGCTGCCGGCCCTATTCGACTTTCGCGACACCACCACGCCACCTGCACCGCAACGACGAGGTACGGGAACTCAGCCACTGGGTCTCCGGCGTGGTCGCCTGGGACGCTCCCGACCCTTCGTGA
- a CDS encoding cutinase family protein has product MSARHVVRFIVPAAVAATCLGTSVLNGSAVPTASAQPCPDVEVVFARGTGEEPGPGPTGQAFIDSLRPRIGAKSLGVYAVNYPASEEWATGVDGIRDAGAHVVSMASACPKTSMVLGGFSQGAAVMGFVTSAAVPAGIDPASVPKPLDPAIADNISSVVLFGLPNVRAMEFLGQPPVAIGPMYQAKTIKICATDDPVCSEGMNFAAHNTYADDGAMIEQGAAFAASRLNAGPAPAPAPAPAGANFGE; this is encoded by the coding sequence ATGAGTGCACGCCACGTCGTTCGATTCATAGTTCCTGCAGCGGTAGCGGCCACTTGTCTGGGCACCTCAGTCCTCAATGGATCCGCTGTCCCCACTGCCTCCGCCCAGCCGTGCCCCGACGTCGAAGTCGTATTCGCGCGCGGCACGGGCGAGGAGCCTGGACCTGGACCAACGGGTCAGGCATTCATCGATTCGCTGCGTCCGCGCATCGGCGCAAAGTCACTGGGCGTATACGCGGTCAACTACCCAGCCAGCGAGGAGTGGGCCACCGGCGTCGACGGGATTAGAGACGCGGGGGCGCACGTCGTGTCCATGGCAAGCGCCTGCCCCAAGACCAGCATGGTGCTCGGCGGGTTCTCTCAGGGCGCGGCCGTCATGGGATTCGTCACCTCGGCCGCCGTCCCGGCCGGGATCGACCCCGCAAGCGTTCCGAAGCCGCTGGATCCCGCTATCGCCGACAACATCTCGTCGGTTGTCCTGTTCGGCTTACCGAACGTGCGGGCCATGGAATTCCTCGGCCAACCACCGGTGGCCATCGGCCCCATGTACCAAGCCAAGACCATCAAGATCTGTGCCACCGATGACCCGGTGTGCTCGGAGGGGATGAACTTCGCCGCACACAACACCTACGCCGACGACGGCGCCATGATCGAGCAGGGCGCGGCGTTCGCCGCGAGTCGTCTGAACGCCGGTCCCGCTCCCGCTCCGGCACCGGCGCCGGCTGGCGCGAACTTCGGCGAATAA
- a CDS encoding PE family protein, whose protein sequence is MSYVVAVPELLSAAAGNWGGINSALGAANGAAAVQTTSLLAAAQDEVSAAIAALFSGWGRDYQAVSVQVGTFHEQLVRTLTASAEAYAAAELANAKPLEQVVLDVVNAPTQALVGRPLIGDGVDGAPGTGQSGGHGGFLYGNGGRGGSGAPGQAGGNGGSAGLIGNGGAGGQGGAALAGSTVAPAGGQGGTGGWLSGNGGAGGAGGTALVGSVGGAGGTGGNAGLFGDGGAGGAGGAGGLGADPGAGGKGGAGGELSGKAGADGALGTRIAEPEPDPGPDPGPQPEPRPGPSPEPEPEPGPEPEPEPGPDPGPGPEPEPEPEPEPGPGPDPGPDPDPGPNVTDAARDGDVRSSSGGKITNSSLDEISGIDAGIRNPNVYWVHNDSGDSARIFAIDAKTGDTLATYKLSGASAKDWEDIAVAAGPDGKSYIYIGDIGDNGYSRSEVVVYRVPEPIVTGTASKPTNGTLSGVEKLRLTYQGGAKINSEALLVDPKTGDILTIEKTGDDVSRVYSVSASKWGSSSVETLTQVATLDLSDADSQRVTAADFSPDGSQLAVRTYDDVLLWNRAPESSAWSPFSQHPVYAPDVSESQGEAIAFHNDGRGYVTVSEKSNQTLHEFNVK, encoded by the coding sequence ATGTCGTATGTGGTGGCAGTGCCGGAATTGTTGTCGGCGGCGGCGGGGAACTGGGGAGGTATCAACTCGGCGTTAGGTGCGGCGAACGGGGCGGCCGCCGTTCAAACGACATCGTTGCTGGCCGCCGCGCAGGACGAGGTGTCCGCGGCGATAGCGGCGCTGTTCTCCGGGTGGGGCAGGGATTATCAGGCGGTGAGCGTTCAGGTCGGGACGTTCCATGAGCAGCTGGTACGAACATTGACCGCCAGCGCGGAGGCGTACGCGGCCGCCGAATTAGCCAACGCCAAGCCACTGGAGCAGGTGGTGCTCGACGTCGTCAACGCGCCCACCCAGGCACTCGTTGGCCGTCCGCTGATCGGCGACGGCGTCGATGGCGCACCCGGCACCGGCCAAAGCGGCGGTCACGGCGGCTTTTTGTACGGCAATGGCGGCAGGGGTGGTTCGGGCGCGCCCGGCCAGGCCGGCGGCAACGGCGGTAGTGCCGGGCTGATCGGCAATGGTGGCGCCGGCGGGCAAGGCGGGGCGGCGCTGGCGGGTTCGACGGTTGCTCCTGCCGGTGGTCAGGGTGGTACTGGCGGGTGGTTATCGGGCAACGGGGGCGCAGGCGGGGCCGGCGGGACGGCCTTGGTCGGCAGCGTCGGCGGCGCCGGTGGAACCGGCGGTAATGCCGGGCTGTTCGGCGACGGAGGCGCGGGCGGAGCCGGCGGGGCGGGTGGCTTGGGCGCCGACCCTGGCGCCGGGGGCAAGGGCGGTGCGGGCGGCGAACTTTCCGGAAAGGCCGGCGCGGACGGCGCACTAGGCACGCGAATCGCCGAGCCAGAACCCGATCCTGGACCCGATCCTGGTCCCCAGCCCGAGCCCCGGCCTGGCCCTAGTCCTGAGCCGGAGCCCGAGCCCGGTCCTGAGCCGGAGCCCGAGCCTGGTCCTGATCCCGGTCCTGGCCCTGAGCCTGAGCCGGAGCCGGAGCCCGAGCCTGGTCCTGGTCCCGATCCGGGCCCGGATCCAGATCCCGGACCGAACGTCACCGACGCGGCCCGTGACGGTGACGTCAGATCCTCGAGTGGCGGCAAGATAACCAATAGTTCCCTGGACGAGATCTCGGGCATCGACGCCGGCATCAGAAACCCGAATGTCTATTGGGTGCACAATGATTCGGGCGATTCGGCGCGCATCTTCGCCATCGACGCCAAGACGGGCGACACGCTGGCCACGTACAAGCTCAGTGGCGCATCGGCCAAAGACTGGGAAGACATCGCGGTCGCCGCCGGACCTGACGGCAAGTCCTACATCTACATCGGCGATATCGGCGACAACGGCTACTCCCGCAGCGAGGTCGTCGTTTACCGAGTCCCCGAACCCATCGTGACGGGCACCGCGAGCAAGCCGACGAACGGCACGCTCAGCGGGGTGGAGAAGCTGCGTCTGACGTATCAGGGTGGCGCCAAGATCAACTCCGAGGCGCTGCTGGTGGACCCGAAGACCGGCGACATCCTCACCATCGAGAAGACCGGTGACGATGTCTCCCGCGTCTACTCGGTGTCCGCGAGCAAGTGGGGCAGCAGCAGTGTCGAAACGTTGACACAAGTTGCCACGCTGGACTTGTCGGACGCTGACTCACAGAGGGTCACGGCGGCCGACTTCTCGCCGGATGGTTCGCAACTGGCCGTACGTACCTATGACGATGTCCTGCTGTGGAACCGCGCGCCCGAGAGTAGCGCCTGGTCGCCGTTCAGCCAGCATCCCGTCTACGCCCCGGACGTCAGTGAGTCACAAGGCGAGGCGATCGCCTTCCACAACGACGGGCGCGGCTATGTCACGGTCAGTGAGAAGTCGAACCAAACCCTGCACGAGTTCAACGTCAAGTGA
- a CDS encoding flavin-containing monooxygenase: MTETVRPALDVDALRQKYAEERARRLRTDGIAQYVEIAGEFAHFGADPWADPAFTRNPLADEVDVAIIGAGFGGLLTGARLRELGVQSVRLIDRAADVGGTWYWNRYPGIACDVESYVYMPLLEELGYLPTEKYAKGAEIFAHCQRIAEHYDLYRDACLQTDVYEIRWDSAASRWIIRTNHGDEMRARFVSMANGYQAKPKLPGIPGIRSFRGHSFHTSRWDYRYTGENLEQLGDKRVGIIGTGATAIQCVPHLGAAAQQLFVFQRTPSSVDVRANGPTDQQWANGLRPGWQRERIQNFQILTAGGQAEKDLVADAWTSITRKLPVMRHDTDGLVNPEQRTRDIELADFAKMEEIRARVDDVVIDRATAEALKPWYGYFCKRPCFHDDYLQTFNRDNVTLVDTRGRGVERIIESGVVVDGVLYELDCLIFATGFEVGTDYCRRTGFELIGRDGMTLTERWRDGVRTFQGLHANGFPNCFIQSIAQAGLTVNFPYLLDVQATHTAWIIAWALEHGVVEVQAAPSAEAQWVDTVLQRSTASAGRAKTCTPGYYNREGMADTKTRQGSFFFGTPTEYADLLEAWRAHGDMAGLEIRGGQASG, from the coding sequence TTGACGGAGACGGTTCGCCCGGCGTTGGACGTCGACGCCCTGCGCCAGAAATATGCCGAGGAACGAGCCCGGCGATTGCGTACCGACGGGATCGCCCAGTACGTGGAGATCGCGGGCGAATTTGCCCACTTCGGTGCGGACCCGTGGGCGGACCCGGCTTTCACGCGGAACCCACTGGCCGACGAGGTGGACGTCGCGATCATCGGGGCCGGATTCGGCGGCTTGCTGACGGGTGCGCGGCTGCGCGAACTCGGGGTGCAAAGCGTGCGTTTGATCGACCGCGCGGCCGACGTGGGTGGCACCTGGTACTGGAACCGGTATCCGGGCATTGCCTGCGACGTCGAGTCCTACGTGTACATGCCGCTGTTGGAAGAGCTCGGATACTTGCCGACGGAGAAGTATGCCAAGGGGGCGGAAATCTTCGCCCACTGTCAACGCATCGCCGAGCATTACGACCTGTACCGGGACGCCTGCCTGCAGACCGATGTGTACGAGATCCGTTGGGATTCGGCAGCTTCACGATGGATCATCCGAACCAACCACGGCGACGAGATGCGGGCGCGATTCGTCTCCATGGCCAACGGCTATCAGGCCAAGCCCAAACTGCCCGGCATTCCAGGAATCCGGTCGTTTCGCGGTCACAGCTTCCACACCAGCCGCTGGGATTACCGCTACACCGGTGAGAATCTGGAACAGCTTGGTGATAAGCGCGTCGGGATCATCGGTACGGGTGCCACGGCGATTCAATGCGTGCCGCACCTCGGGGCGGCAGCGCAACAATTGTTCGTCTTCCAACGCACCCCGTCGTCAGTCGATGTGCGCGCCAACGGGCCCACGGATCAGCAGTGGGCCAACGGTTTACGGCCAGGCTGGCAGCGTGAACGCATCCAGAACTTCCAGATCCTGACCGCCGGTGGACAGGCGGAGAAGGACCTGGTCGCCGATGCCTGGACGAGCATCACCCGCAAGCTGCCCGTCATGCGCCATGACACCGACGGTTTGGTGAACCCCGAACAACGCACGCGTGACATCGAATTGGCGGATTTCGCCAAGATGGAGGAGATCCGGGCGCGCGTCGACGACGTCGTGATCGACCGCGCCACCGCCGAGGCGCTCAAACCCTGGTACGGCTATTTCTGTAAGCGGCCATGCTTCCACGACGACTATCTGCAGACGTTCAACCGCGACAACGTCACGCTCGTCGACACCCGCGGACGCGGCGTAGAGCGCATCATCGAGTCTGGCGTGGTCGTCGACGGCGTGCTGTATGAGCTTGACTGCTTGATTTTTGCGACCGGGTTCGAGGTCGGCACTGATTACTGCCGTCGCACCGGGTTCGAGTTGATCGGCCGCGATGGAATGACATTGACCGAGCGCTGGCGCGATGGTGTGCGTACCTTCCAGGGCTTGCACGCCAACGGTTTTCCGAATTGCTTCATCCAGAGCATCGCCCAGGCGGGGTTGACGGTGAACTTCCCGTACCTGCTCGACGTGCAGGCCACCCACACCGCGTGGATCATCGCCTGGGCGCTAGAGCATGGCGTCGTCGAGGTGCAAGCCGCGCCGAGCGCCGAGGCTCAATGGGTGGATACGGTGTTACAGCGCTCGACAGCGAGCGCCGGCCGGGCAAAGACCTGCACCCCCGGCTACTACAACCGGGAGGGCATGGCCGACACCAAGACCCGTCAGGGCAGCTTCTTCTTCGGTACGCCCACCGAGTACGCCGACCTCCTCGAGGCGTGGCGGGCGCACGGCGACATGGCGGGGTTAGAGATTCGCGGCGGACAGGCCAGCGGATGA
- a CDS encoding flavin-containing monooxygenase: MTGRRYVIGRLWAATRRRRSPRVAIIGAGFGGLGVAVALRRRGIGDLVIIEAADGVGGTWRRNTYPGAACDIQSHLYSFSFAPNKSWSRTYARQPEILAYLESVADEFDLRRHLMLETRVHSARWNSETWQWDLRLDSGGRSSDLTADVVVSAVGLFGSVKLPDIAGLSNFNGVLMHTAQWDHGVDLTGKRVAVIGTGASGVQVIPELARVASRLTVFQRNPPWMVPKDDRPYTAAELARFRRDPLAVRRTRWQIWKFQHDNTATMADDPVVAARSTIATSFLERTVPDEQLRAALTPGYPFRCKRVLLGDDYYRALQQENAELVTEPIERVSETSVITAAGEAVEVDALVLATGFETSSYLSGIELVGNDGQSLHERWGTDPSAYLGVAISGFPNFFMLYGPNTNQGGNSIVYILEAGARLVASAVTRLARRGGYVDVRPEAERRFNDELSADLERSIWTRCDSYFRSPSGRVVTQWPYTELEYARRTWRLRPRDWSHRALTFSPSNRRSPALAQK, from the coding sequence ATGACGGGCCGGCGGTACGTGATCGGGCGGTTGTGGGCGGCCACTCGGCGTCGCCGATCGCCGCGGGTGGCGATCATCGGGGCCGGATTCGGTGGGCTTGGCGTGGCGGTGGCGTTGCGGCGCCGGGGAATCGGCGATCTGGTCATCATCGAGGCCGCGGACGGCGTCGGAGGTACCTGGCGGCGAAACACCTATCCCGGTGCCGCATGCGACATCCAGAGCCATCTGTATTCGTTCTCGTTCGCGCCCAACAAATCCTGGAGCCGCACCTACGCACGGCAGCCCGAGATTTTGGCCTACCTGGAATCGGTGGCTGACGAGTTCGATCTGCGTCGCCACCTGATGTTGGAAACGCGGGTACATAGCGCTCGATGGAACTCGGAAACCTGGCAGTGGGACTTGCGGCTCGACAGCGGCGGGCGGTCCTCGGATCTGACCGCCGACGTGGTGGTCAGCGCGGTCGGTCTGTTCGGATCGGTGAAGCTACCTGACATCGCCGGTCTTTCAAACTTCAACGGCGTCCTCATGCACACCGCACAGTGGGATCACGGTGTCGACCTGACCGGCAAGCGGGTGGCGGTGATCGGTACTGGCGCCAGTGGCGTGCAGGTCATCCCCGAATTGGCCAGGGTTGCAAGTCGCTTGACGGTGTTTCAGCGCAATCCGCCCTGGATGGTTCCCAAGGATGACCGCCCGTACACCGCAGCGGAATTGGCGCGCTTCCGGCGCGACCCACTGGCGGTGCGCCGAACCCGTTGGCAGATCTGGAAATTCCAGCACGACAACACCGCAACAATGGCCGACGATCCGGTGGTGGCCGCGCGGTCGACGATCGCGACATCCTTTCTGGAGCGCACCGTGCCCGACGAGCAACTGCGGGCCGCCCTGACACCGGGCTATCCGTTCCGCTGCAAGCGGGTGTTGCTGGGCGACGATTATTACCGCGCGTTGCAGCAAGAGAATGCCGAGTTGGTCACCGAACCGATCGAACGGGTCTCGGAGACTTCGGTCATCACTGCCGCGGGTGAGGCCGTCGAGGTTGACGCGCTCGTGCTGGCCACCGGGTTCGAAACGTCGAGCTACCTTTCGGGCATCGAGCTCGTGGGCAACGATGGCCAAAGCCTGCATGAGCGCTGGGGCACCGATCCCAGCGCCTACCTGGGCGTGGCCATCAGCGGGTTCCCGAACTTCTTCATGCTGTACGGCCCCAACACCAATCAGGGCGGCAATTCGATTGTCTACATCCTTGAGGCCGGGGCGCGGCTGGTGGCCAGCGCGGTCACTCGGCTCGCGCGCCGCGGCGGATACGTCGATGTGCGACCCGAGGCCGAGCGACGCTTCAACGACGAACTATCGGCCGACCTGGAACGCAGTATCTGGACACGCTGCGACAGCTACTTCCGTTCGCCGAGCGGTCGCGTGGTGACCCAGTGGCCATATACGGAGTTGGAATACGCGCGGCGCACGTGGCGGCTACGCCCGCGCGACTGGTCGCACCGCGCCCTTACCTTTTCGCCGAGCAACCGCAGAAGCCCCGCCCTAGCGCAGAAGTAA
- a CDS encoding TetR/AcrR family transcriptional regulator has protein sequence MAVAPSESGAHLGRPVGASGEHTRRRILTAAMRCVAQVGYTQATIREIAKAADMTSGSLYHYFPNKSELLRATGAEIEEVVLPRLRAAAAKSADVVDRLDAVLDESKRLRREFPDLAAFLRAVRAESAAQLPHGGPQYPGSRALRDVVTEIIADAQAQGLLSPETNAAATVDAICALTRGLSERAASLSPDAYDATLDSAKSLIRGTLFARTRGQA, from the coding sequence GTGGCCGTCGCGCCATCTGAATCAGGGGCTCACCTGGGCCGACCGGTCGGCGCCAGCGGTGAGCACACCCGCCGGCGGATTCTCACGGCCGCCATGCGTTGTGTCGCGCAGGTCGGCTACACCCAGGCCACCATCCGTGAGATCGCCAAAGCTGCCGACATGACCAGCGGCAGTCTGTACCACTACTTTCCGAACAAATCGGAGCTGCTCAGAGCGACCGGCGCGGAGATCGAGGAGGTCGTTCTGCCGCGGCTTCGCGCCGCTGCGGCAAAATCCGCTGACGTCGTGGACCGGCTCGATGCGGTACTGGACGAGTCGAAGCGGTTGCGGCGCGAATTTCCCGACCTGGCGGCCTTCCTGCGTGCGGTGCGCGCCGAGAGCGCCGCCCAACTCCCCCACGGTGGCCCTCAATACCCGGGGTCCAGAGCGCTGCGCGACGTCGTCACCGAAATCATCGCCGATGCACAGGCGCAGGGGTTGCTGTCACCGGAAACTAACGCGGCCGCGACGGTGGATGCGATTTGCGCGCTGACCCGCGGCCTGTCGGAACGGGCGGCCAGTCTCTCGCCGGACGCCTATGACGCCACCCTGGACTCGGCCAAGAGTCTCATCCGGGGAACCCTGTTCGCACGCACCCGCGGCCAGGCTTGA
- a CDS encoding TetR/AcrR family transcriptional regulator produces MHDVNQRTSGRPRGRPPMPPDRIVAAALELVDEQGADALSMRSLAQRLGSGTATLYRHFASRDEVVAMVVDRMLGEVDLDATAVAVLPWQQACTSFAERMFDALSRHGNVAPLLVGHVPVGPNATALRELMLSVLLDHDFPPATAARVYATLTRYVLGFAIQRTCERHDSEVASVFRGLDPAGFPATAAVAGDLPVPLEEEFAFGLRLIVTGLERGSSGMGS; encoded by the coding sequence ATGCACGACGTCAACCAGCGGACTTCCGGCCGTCCCCGGGGTCGTCCGCCAATGCCGCCGGACCGGATCGTCGCCGCGGCCCTCGAACTCGTCGATGAGCAAGGCGCAGACGCGTTGTCGATGCGATCGCTGGCGCAGCGCCTCGGATCGGGGACGGCCACGCTTTATCGACATTTCGCCAGCCGCGACGAAGTGGTCGCGATGGTCGTCGACCGGATGCTCGGAGAGGTCGATCTGGACGCCACCGCGGTAGCCGTCCTGCCCTGGCAGCAGGCCTGTACGTCGTTCGCGGAGCGGATGTTCGACGCCCTGAGCCGGCACGGCAATGTCGCGCCGTTGTTGGTCGGGCATGTCCCGGTGGGACCCAATGCGACGGCCCTTCGCGAACTTATGTTGTCGGTCCTGCTCGACCACGACTTCCCGCCCGCGACCGCCGCTCGCGTCTATGCAACCCTGACGCGCTACGTGCTCGGTTTCGCGATCCAGCGCACGTGCGAGCGACACGACTCCGAGGTTGCCTCGGTATTCCGCGGTCTTGATCCCGCAGGCTTTCCCGCGACGGCGGCCGTGGCCGGCGACTTACCCGTTCCTCTGGAAGAGGAGTTCGCGTTCGGATTACGGCTGATCGTGACCGGGCTGGAGCGCGGATCGTCAGGCATGGGTTCCTGA
- a CDS encoding LLM class flavin-dependent oxidoreductase, with amino-acid sequence MGLLTALRLNMTNIADPNARHGDRYQAALEMAEYADRSGFTAVSAEEHHLAATGWLPSPLILAAAVAGRTRKVRISINALIVPLYDPIRLAEDVAVLDNITQGRFSFVAGMGYRPEEYHAAGKDWLRRGVLMDHCLSVLLQAWRDEPFEYQGKRIDVTPKPHTRPHPIVFVGGMTPAAARRAARFGLPFSPPMPMPDLVAVYEQELLRHGKTGFAYYPENGSTVTLLHADPDEAWSRYGGFIMTEVAEYSAWRRAGVPRPNETPATSVADLRRLNSVEILTPAQLIDQIRSGRTEVVVNPLVGGLPIDDGWASLQLLVDDVLPQVNRASA; translated from the coding sequence ATGGGCCTGCTCACCGCCTTACGGCTGAATATGACCAACATTGCCGACCCGAACGCGCGCCATGGGGACCGCTATCAGGCCGCGCTCGAGATGGCGGAGTATGCGGACCGGAGCGGCTTCACCGCCGTAAGCGCGGAGGAACACCACCTTGCGGCGACGGGATGGCTACCGTCGCCCCTGATCCTGGCCGCCGCGGTCGCCGGCAGAACCCGCAAGGTGCGAATCAGCATCAATGCCTTGATCGTTCCGCTCTACGACCCGATACGGCTTGCCGAAGATGTCGCCGTGCTGGACAACATCACCCAGGGCCGTTTCAGCTTCGTCGCCGGGATGGGCTACCGCCCCGAGGAGTACCACGCCGCCGGAAAGGACTGGTTGCGCCGCGGAGTCCTGATGGACCACTGCCTGTCAGTACTGCTCCAGGCATGGCGTGACGAACCTTTCGAATATCAGGGCAAGCGCATCGACGTAACGCCAAAGCCGCACACCCGGCCACATCCAATCGTTTTCGTCGGGGGGATGACCCCAGCGGCGGCGCGGCGGGCGGCGCGCTTCGGATTGCCCTTCTCGCCACCGATGCCAATGCCCGACTTGGTGGCGGTTTACGAGCAGGAGTTGCTCAGACACGGCAAGACCGGCTTCGCCTACTACCCCGAAAATGGCAGTACTGTCACGCTGCTGCACGCCGATCCCGACGAAGCCTGGTCTCGTTACGGCGGTTTCATCATGACTGAGGTCGCCGAATACAGTGCGTGGCGGCGCGCCGGGGTACCCCGGCCCAATGAGACGCCTGCAACATCCGTTGCCGACCTGCGCCGACTCAACAGCGTCGAGATACTTACACCGGCGCAACTAATTGACCAGATTCGCAGCGGGAGAACGGAAGTCGTGGTAAATCCGCTGGTCGGCGGGCTCCCGATCGACGACGGTTGGGCCAGTCTGCAGTTGCTGGTCGACGACGTCCTGCCGCAGGTCAACCGGGCCAGCGCTTAG